One part of the Accipiter gentilis chromosome 36, bAccGen1.1, whole genome shotgun sequence genome encodes these proteins:
- the LOC126034976 gene encoding HLA class II histocompatibility antigen, DM beta chain-like isoform X2 produces MLVLLGLVLGIRGAGAFLVHVASSCPLATNGSTLAFSFTLVFNKNPLVCYEPDARRFTPCDWGLLQPYATVLAAILNNGTAWVQRAEARRRACHDLVPRFWSSTALRWAPPQARIISSKTSDTKASVLLTCHVWGFYPAEVTVSWLHNGIVVGPGDHPSTSAIPNGDWTYQTQVTLMVAPTAGDTFACSVQHVSLDEPLLEEWSPGLSPGLTVKVAVATVLMVLGLSFFGVGVYCYRGKPPAPGYTPLPGDTYPAGSI; encoded by the exons atgctggtgctgctgggcctGGTGCTGGGGATCcggggggcag GCGCCTTCCTGGTGCACgtggccagctcctgcccgctgGCCACCAATGGCTCCACGCTGGCCTTCAGCTTCACCCTCGTCTTCAACAAGAACCCGCTGGTCTGCTACGAGCCCGACGCCCGGCGCTTCACCCCCTGCGACTGGGGGCTGCTCCAGCCCTACGCCACCGTCCTCGCCGCCATCCTCAACAATGGCACCGCCTGGGTGCAGCGCGCCGAAGCCCGGCGCCGAGCTTGCCACGACCTGGTCCCCCGATTCTGGTCCTCCACGGCGCTGCGGTGGG CACCCCCTCAAGCCCGCATCATCTCCTCCAAGACCAGCGACACCAAGGCATCCGTCCTCCTTACCTGCCACGTCTGGGGCTTCTACCCCGCCGAGGTGACCGTCAGTTGGCTGCACAACGGGATCGTCGTGGGCCCCGGTGACCACCCCTCCACCTCTGCCATCCCCAACGGCGACTGGACCTACCAGACGCAGGTGACCTTGATGGTGGCCCCGACAGCCGGGGACACCTTCGCGTGCTCGGTGCAACACGTCAGCCTGGATGAGCCCCTCCTGGAAGAGTGGA GTCCCGGCTTGTCCCCGGGGCTGACGGTGAAGGTGGCCGTGGCCACCGTGCTGATGGTGTTGGGGCTCAGCTTCTTCGGCGTTGGAGTCTACTGCTACCGGGGCAAGCCACCGGCACCGG GTTACACTCCCCTCCCCGGAGACACCTACCCCGCAG gAAGCATCTGA
- the LOC126034989 gene encoding class II histocompatibility antigen, M alpha chain encodes MGAAGGRRALGTGLLWVALVTAVTDEPPAHMLAEVLFCQPAMPSLGLALTFDADQLFWFDFPRSSWTPRLPDLPSWPPSLEPPTELLHDATLCQDLRRSLTERVTGQLPESKGIPVADVFPMQPPVLGEANTLVCMVGNIFPPAVEITWQLDGVPVTQGVTHTHYTPMADLAFIRFSYLPVTPATGDIYACIVTHEGDNSSVVTYWVPPKPDPTEELETALCGAAMALGILLALLGIAMIVVARRNAHG; translated from the exons atgggtgctgctggtgggagaaGGGCGCTGGGGACCGGGTTGCTGTGGGTGGCCTTGGTCACCGCTGTCACCGATG AGCCGCCGGCGCACATGCTGGCCGAGGTGCTCTTCTGCCAGCCGGCCATGCCCTCGCTGGGGCTGGCGCTCACCTTCGACGCCGACCAGCTCTTCTGGTTCGACTTCCCCCGCTCCAGCTGGACCCCGCGTCTCCCCGACCTCCCGTCGTGGCCCCCCAGCCTGGAGCCCCCCACCGAGCTCCTCCACGACGCCACGCTCTGCCAGGACCTGCGCCGCAGCCTCACGGAGCGGGTCACCGGCCAGCTGCCGGAGTCGAAGG GTATCCCGGTGGCCGATGTCTTCCCGATGCAACCGCCGGTGTTGGGTGAAGCCAACACATTGGTGTGTATGGTGGGAAACATCTTCCCGCCGGCGGTGGAGATCACTTGGCAGCTGGATGGGGTCCCCGTCACCCAAGGGGTCACCCACACCCACTACACCCCCATGGCTGACCTGGCCTTCATCCGCTTCTCCTACCTGCCGGTGACGCCTGCCACCGGTGACATCTACGCCTGCATCGTCACCCACGAAGGGGACAACTCCTCCGTCGTCACCTACTGGG TGCCCCCAAAGCCTGACCCCACCGAGGAGCTGGAGACGGCGCTGTGCGGTGCCGCCATGGCTCTGGGCATCCTCCTGGCGCTGCTCGGCATCGCCATGATCGTGGTGGCACGCCGGAACGCCCACG gttGA
- the LOC126034983 gene encoding HLA class II histocompatibility antigen, DM beta chain-like: MWVLGMLGLALSCRAAGAFLVHVASSCPLATNGSTLAFSFTLVFNKNPLVCYEPNARRFDPCDWGLLRPYATVLATVLNNGTAWVQRAEARRRACRDLAPRFWSSTALRRTPPQIRIVSVPLPNTPDAVLLTCHVWGFYPAEVTVLWLHNGDMVATGDNAELLPRGDWTYQMQVTLTVTAKVGDTFTCSVQHASLDRPLWEDWGPGLSPGLTVKVVAAAVVMTVGLVVFAAGTFSYCRQDPGEGQAWGTHVWHVGDMAPT, encoded by the exons ATGtgggtgctggggatgctgggCTTGGCGCTGAGCTGCCGGGCGGCAG GCGCCTTCCTGGTGCACgtggccagctcctgcccgctgGCCACCAACGGCTCCACGCTGGCCTTCAGCTTCACCCTCGTCTTCAACAAGAACCCGCTGGTCTGCTACGAGCCCAATGCCCGGCGCTTCGACCCCTGTGACTGGGGGCTGCTCCGGCCCTACGCCACCGTCCTCGCCACCGTCCTCAACAACGGCACCGCCTGGGTGCAGCGCGCCGAAGCCCGGCGCCGGGCTTGCCGTGACCTGGCCCCCCGATTCTGGTCCTCCACGGCGCTGCGGCGGA caccaccccAAATCCGCATCGTCTCCGTCCCCCTCCCCAACACCCCCGACGCCGTCCTCCTTACCTGCCACGTCTGGGGCTTCTACCCCGCCGAGGTGACCGTCCTCTGGCTGCACAACGGGGACATGGTGGCCACCGGGGACAACGCCGAGCTCCTGCCCAGAGGCGACTGGACCTACCAGATGCAGGTGACCCTGACGGTCACCGCCAAGGTTGGGGATACCTTCACGTGTTCGGTGCAGCACGCCAGCCTGGACCGGCCCCTCTGGGAGGACTGGG GTCCCGGCTTGTCCCCGGGGTTGACGGTGaaggtggtggcggcggcggtggtaaTGACCGTGGGGCTGGTGGTCTTCGCCGCTGGCACTTTCAGCTACTGCCGCCAGGATCCAGGTGAGGGACAGGCATGGGGGACGCACGTGTGGCACGTGGGAGACATGGCACCCACCTGA
- the RNF225 gene encoding RING finger protein 225, translating into MWRWGEGGGKGRSLPTLSRLTRAGHGTAVGVTVADVLFDPGTVGCARSRVAPWDITVAMAEDTEGVPSLDCVICFAPYDRLFKVPKVLGCGHTFCLECLARVTVVAPAAPTLLCPICRRPTALPRCRGPPALPTRADLLALLPPGPTGSVRFSRPKGLLYVPPGHPKPIDQVPTVTLSLELGRPEPPAPPNRGWPWISGRGSLYRAVALMVALVVGGGLVLCGVFLFFLQPVACSEGGLVTNSTWGELGCPPY; encoded by the exons ATGTGGAGATGGGGAGAGGGGGGTGGCAAGGGACGGTCCCTCCCCACGTTGTCCCGGCTCACGCGGGCAGGGCACGGCACGGCGGTGGGTGTGACGGTGGCGGACGTCCTCTTCGATCCCGGCACCGTCGGCTGCGCCCGGAGCCGAGTGGCCCCTTG GGACATCACCGTGGCCATGGCCGAGGACACCGAGGGGGTCCCCTCCCTGGATTGCGTCATCTGCTTTGCCCCCTACGATCGTCTCTTCAAGGTGCCCAAGGTGTTGGGGTGCGGTCACACCTTCTGCCTCGAATGCCTGGCCAGGGTCACCGTGGTGGCCCCTGCCGCCCCCACCTTGCTCTGCCCCATCTGCCGCCGCCCCACGGCGTTGCCCCGCTGCCGCGGACCCCCGGCTTTGCCCACCCGTGCCGATCTCCTGGCTCTCCTACCCCCTGGCCCCACTGGCTCCGTCCGCTTCAGCCGTCCTAAGGGGCTGCTCTACGtcccccccgggcaccccaaaCCCATCGACCAGGTCCCCACTGTGACCCTCAGCCTGGAATTGGGGCGACCTgagccccccgctccccccaaccGGGGTTGGCCCTGGATCTCTGGCCGGGGGTCTCTGTACCGAGCGGTGGCTTTGATGGTGGCCTTGGTGGTGGGAGGGGGTTTGGTGCTCTGTGGagtcttcctcttcttcctccagcccGTGGCATGCAGTGAGGGAGGGCTGGTGACAAACAGCacctggggagagctgggctgtCCCCCATATTAa
- the RPS5 gene encoding 40S ribosomal protein S5, whose protein sequence is MTDWETAPAVTETPDIKLFGKWSTDDVQINDISLQDYIAVKEKYAKYLPHSAGRYAAKRFRKAQCPIVERLTNSMMMHGRNNGKKLMTVRIVKHAFEIIHLLTGENPLQVLVNAIINSGPREDSTRIGRAGTVRRQAVDVSPLRRVNQAIWLLCTGAREAAFRNIKTIAECLADELINAAKGSSNSYAIKKKDELERVAKSNR, encoded by the exons ATGACGGACTGGGAGACGGCGCCTGCCGTCACCGAGACGCCTGACATCAAACTCTTCGGCAAATGGAGCACTGATGATGTCCAGATCAATGATATCTCTCTCCAG GATTACATCGCTGTGAAGGAAAAATACGCCAAGTACCTGCCTCACAGTGCCGGGCGCTACGCAGCCAAGCGTTTTCGTAAAGCCCAATGCCCCATCGTCGAGCGACTCACCAATTCTATGATGATGCACGGCCGGAACAACGGCAAGAAGTTAATGACCGTGCGCATCGTTAAGCACGCCTTTGAGATCATTCATCTGCTTACTGGGGAG AACCCCCTGCAAGTCCTGGTTAACGCCATCATTAACTCTGGACCCCGCGAGGACTCGACCCGTATCGGCCGCGCTGGTACAGTCCGTAGACAGGCTGTGGACGTGTCCCCCCTGCGCCGTGTCAACCAG GCCATCTGGCTGCTCTGCACTGGAGCCCGCGAAGCTGCTTTCCGTAACATCAAAACCATCGCCGAGTGCTTGGCTGACGAACTCATCAATGCCGCCAAG GGCTCTTCCAACTCCTACGCCATCAAGAAGAAGGACGAGCTGGAGCGTGTGGCCAAGTCCAATCGTTAA
- the LOC126034976 gene encoding HLA class II histocompatibility antigen, DM beta chain-like isoform X1, translating into MSRPWRPPARPALATGDARPRTGPYWVSPPTATLAPILGAFLVHVASSCPLATNGSTLAFSFTLVFNKNPLVCYEPDARRFTPCDWGLLQPYATVLAAILNNGTAWVQRAEARRRACHDLVPRFWSSTALRWAPPQARIISSKTSDTKASVLLTCHVWGFYPAEVTVSWLHNGIVVGPGDHPSTSAIPNGDWTYQTQVTLMVAPTAGDTFACSVQHVSLDEPLLEEWSPGLSPGLTVKVAVATVLMVLGLSFFGVGVYCYRGKPPAPGYTPLPGDTYPAGSI; encoded by the exons ATGTCTCGGCCATGGCGGCCGCCCGCGCGTCCTGCTCTGGCAACTGGTGACGCCCGTCCAAGAACCGGCCCGTAttgggtgtccccccccaccgccaccctCGCCCCCATCTTGG GCGCCTTCCTGGTGCACgtggccagctcctgcccgctgGCCACCAATGGCTCCACGCTGGCCTTCAGCTTCACCCTCGTCTTCAACAAGAACCCGCTGGTCTGCTACGAGCCCGACGCCCGGCGCTTCACCCCCTGCGACTGGGGGCTGCTCCAGCCCTACGCCACCGTCCTCGCCGCCATCCTCAACAATGGCACCGCCTGGGTGCAGCGCGCCGAAGCCCGGCGCCGAGCTTGCCACGACCTGGTCCCCCGATTCTGGTCCTCCACGGCGCTGCGGTGGG CACCCCCTCAAGCCCGCATCATCTCCTCCAAGACCAGCGACACCAAGGCATCCGTCCTCCTTACCTGCCACGTCTGGGGCTTCTACCCCGCCGAGGTGACCGTCAGTTGGCTGCACAACGGGATCGTCGTGGGCCCCGGTGACCACCCCTCCACCTCTGCCATCCCCAACGGCGACTGGACCTACCAGACGCAGGTGACCTTGATGGTGGCCCCGACAGCCGGGGACACCTTCGCGTGCTCGGTGCAACACGTCAGCCTGGATGAGCCCCTCCTGGAAGAGTGGA GTCCCGGCTTGTCCCCGGGGCTGACGGTGAAGGTGGCCGTGGCCACCGTGCTGATGGTGTTGGGGCTCAGCTTCTTCGGCGTTGGAGTCTACTGCTACCGGGGCAAGCCACCGGCACCGG GTTACACTCCCCTCCCCGGAGACACCTACCCCGCAG gAAGCATCTGA